One part of the Leucobacter triazinivorans genome encodes these proteins:
- a CDS encoding ABC transporter ATP-binding protein: protein MPTTVLDAVDIQKSYGHGAGRFTALKGVSLAVRAGESVAIVGKSGSGKSTLMHILALLDEPDRGAVLVEGTDASGLRGREVNRLRNQDFGFVFQQFFLIPNATVLDNVVLPLKIAGVGVRERTERGMAALRALELDDKAKNRATALSGGQKQRVVIARALVNDPKVIFADEPTGNLDTATGEVVEDILFGLNRDHGITLVIVTHDPELAARCDRQVYLRDGLEVDAPPPGAHDHAKEASA, encoded by the coding sequence ATGCCAACCACCGTCCTCGACGCCGTCGACATCCAGAAATCGTACGGCCACGGCGCCGGCCGATTCACCGCGCTGAAGGGGGTGTCGCTCGCCGTGCGCGCCGGCGAATCGGTCGCCATCGTCGGCAAGAGCGGCTCGGGGAAGTCGACGCTGATGCACATTCTCGCGCTGCTCGACGAACCAGACCGGGGCGCGGTGCTCGTGGAGGGCACGGACGCCTCGGGGCTGCGCGGCCGAGAGGTGAATCGGCTGCGCAACCAGGATTTCGGCTTCGTGTTCCAGCAGTTCTTCCTCATTCCGAACGCCACCGTGCTCGACAACGTCGTGCTCCCGCTGAAGATCGCCGGCGTCGGCGTGCGCGAGCGCACCGAGCGCGGCATGGCGGCGCTCCGGGCCCTGGAGCTCGACGACAAGGCGAAGAACCGGGCGACCGCACTCTCGGGCGGCCAGAAGCAGCGCGTGGTGATCGCGCGGGCGCTCGTGAACGATCCGAAGGTGATCTTCGCCGACGAGCCGACGGGCAATCTCGACACTGCGACCGGCGAGGTGGTCGAAGACATCCTCTTCGGGCTCAATCGGGATCACGGGATCACGCTGGTGATCGTCACCCACGACCCCGAACTCGCGGCGCGCTGCGACCGGCAGGTCTACCTGCGCGACGGCCTGGAGGTCGATGCTCCGCCGCCCGGCGCACACGACCATGCGAAGGAGGCGTCGGCATGA